The following proteins are co-located in the Acidimicrobiia bacterium genome:
- a CDS encoding MBL fold metallo-hydrolase, giving the protein MTDTQPKATRPPRQEQEPASEEVTEVSPGVLRMQLPIWMPGLGHVNMYGLVDDKGVAVVDPGLPGPQSWKALKQRLKAAGFRMRDVHTVIVTHSHPDHFGGAGRLAKQAGAPIVTHHAFSTWTVKGPSAQRALSEGEARRLEHEAAAVAQSVDVHPDEIPTIADEDARGVIPDDTSETETTSKPWGTPTPWGTTNPGPPFKRRVMIRALRMLFTPPEPSQRVHHGEHLRLAGREWQVLHTPGHTVDHLCLFDPETGTLLAGDHVLPTITPHVSGVGHGDSLRSYLATLDLVAQLDGVRLGLPAHGVPFDDVPGRVDAIKRHHEERMEQLRAASLALGAASVVDLSHEVFPKKHWGTMAESETFAHLQHLEHAGQAEAWTDDGKLYYRVAPRS; this is encoded by the coding sequence GTGACCGATACGCAACCGAAAGCCACGCGCCCGCCCCGCCAGGAGCAGGAGCCGGCGTCGGAAGAGGTCACCGAGGTTTCGCCCGGCGTGCTGCGGATGCAGCTGCCGATCTGGATGCCGGGCCTCGGTCACGTGAACATGTACGGGCTCGTCGACGACAAGGGTGTCGCCGTCGTCGACCCCGGTCTGCCCGGCCCGCAGTCGTGGAAGGCGTTGAAGCAGCGACTCAAGGCCGCGGGCTTCCGCATGCGCGACGTGCACACGGTGATCGTGACGCACTCGCATCCCGACCACTTCGGCGGCGCGGGCCGGCTCGCGAAGCAGGCGGGCGCGCCGATCGTCACGCACCACGCGTTCTCGACCTGGACGGTCAAAGGGCCGAGCGCGCAGCGCGCGCTGAGCGAGGGAGAAGCGCGCCGGCTCGAGCACGAGGCTGCGGCCGTCGCGCAGTCGGTCGACGTGCACCCCGACGAGATCCCGACCATCGCCGACGAGGACGCGCGCGGTGTCATCCCCGACGACACGTCGGAGACCGAGACGACGTCGAAGCCGTGGGGCACGCCGACACCGTGGGGCACGACGAATCCCGGACCACCGTTCAAGCGCCGCGTGATGATCCGCGCGTTGCGCATGCTCTTCACGCCGCCGGAGCCGTCGCAGCGCGTGCACCACGGTGAGCATCTCCGCCTCGCGGGTCGCGAGTGGCAGGTGCTGCACACGCCCGGTCACACCGTCGACCATCTGTGTCTCTTCGATCCCGAGACCGGCACGCTGCTGGCGGGTGACCACGTGCTCCCGACGATCACGCCGCACGTCTCCGGCGTGGGTCACGGCGACTCGTTGCGCTCCTACCTCGCGACGCTCGATCTCGTCGCGCAGCTCGACGGCGTGCGGCTCGGGCTGCCCGCGCACGGCGTGCCGTTCGACGACGTGCCCGGCCGGGTCGACGCGATCAAGCGTCACCACGAAGAACGGATGGAGCAGCTGCGCGCGGCATCGCTCGCGCTCGGTGCGGCGAGCGTCGTCGACCTCTCGCACGAGGTCTTCCCGAAGAAGCACTGGGGCACGATGGCCGAGAGCGAGACGTTCGCCCATCTCCAACACCTCGAGCACGCGGGCCAGGCCGAGGCGTGGACCGACGACGGAAAGCTCTACTACCGCGTGGCGCCCCGCAGCTGA